In Subdoligranulum variabile, the genomic stretch TTATGAAGATCGGACAGCAAACATTAAAGAGATCAAACCGCTGCCTCTTACAAGAGATGCGGATGATTATGTAGAAGCATTCCCGGATCACCATAGAAGCTCCTTAAATGTAACTAGTCTGCCGAACTCGTTGTACACTGCAGTCTATTCGTTTATCCTTGCTTCTGCAGCTCGTGACGCTAGAGGACAAGGGCGAAAGCATCATTCGATGCTGGTTCACGTCACACGATACGTTGACGTACAAATGAAGGTAACTGAATTGCTCAAAAATGCGATGCAGGATATTGTTGCCGAATTGGAGTTTCAAACTGGTCCGCAGTATCAAAAGCTGATCAGCGATCTGGAATATTTATGGCACAACGATTTTGAACCGACAACTCGTGCTGTCATGGAAACACTAGACGACAACGGAATTGCCCCTGTTGCATGGGAGGAAATCAAAGAAAGACTGTTTACATGTGCATCAAAAATTGAAGTCAAAGCCATCAACGGCAAAGCAGCTGATGGCGGACTCGATTATGATTCTTATCCGAACGGTTGTTCTGTCATTGCTGTAGGCGGAGATAAGCTTTCCCGTGGATTGACGCTTGAGGGACTGATGGTCAGCTATTACGCTCGCCTTTCGAGAATGTATGATACCCTTCTCCAGATGGGTCGTTGGTTTGGCTATAGAAATGGCTATGCTGATTTGTGCAGACTATATACCAGCAAACAGCTGATCGGCTGGTATAGACATATTGCGGTTGCCAATGAGGAACTCCGCCAGGAGCTTGATGATATGGCAGAACTGCATGCGATCCCGGAAACATATGGACTGAAGGTTAGAACTCATCCGGATGGTATGCTTATCACCGCAATGAATAAGATGCGTAATTCGGAAAGCCGAACTGTTACATATGCGGGAAAGCTTGTTCAAATCACACGGTATTATAAAGATAATCCATGCAATTTTAAAAATATCAGATTTGCAGATACGTGGCTGAGGGAGTTAGGTACTCCGATTACCCCTTCTCCTAAAACAAGGAACAACTACTTATGGACCAATGTTGGCTACGAACGAATCATTGATTTCCTGCAGAATATAGCTATACATAGTTCCTGCTTTAGTGCATCGCCCAAAATTGTAAGCAAGTATATTCAAAGTCAAGTTCAAGACGGTGAATTGGTTAATTGGACAGTTGCTCTGGTTTCAACCCTATCTGGTAAGACATATCCTATCGGCGGTGTTGATATTGGCTTGTCTTGGCGCAGTGATGATGCTGCCGGTTCATCCTTGCAATCTAAGCACGCAGGGCTCGAGGACAACACGATTTACTTGATACGGAATAACCTCATTACAGAAACCGATCAAGAGGTCGATCTAACTGAAGAAGAGCGGCAAAATGCGATCAATCATACAAGAGATAATTGGAAGCCCAATAAGCGTTCGTCAGTTCCGCCGACGGATCCATCTCCTGTATGGGTTCGAAAGTGCAGAAGCAAAGAAAGAGGATTGCTCCTGATCTATGTTTTTGAGTCTGGCAATATAGTAAACGGCATGCGCATGCCATATAACGATACATATTTGGGATATGCTATTAGTTTTCCTGACAGTAATACAGCTCGGCCGGTCGAATATAAGGTTGATGAAGTCTATCTAAGGAATGATTTTGATGAGGACTGATAAACTGGAGAAAATCTGGGAAGAAATCGAAGGGCAAAGAGAAAATTCCAGTCAAACAATACAGCGGCAGCGCATGATATGCATTGATATGCCATGCCGAATCTATGTGGGAGTCAACGGTATTCCGTCTTGCAGATTCATGGCTTTTGACATTCCCAAGGAAGATATTTCACGGTTTAATCCATTCACTTCGCTAAGAGGTATTACGGTTGCTATTGCTGAGCCAATTCTTCAGCACGAGAATTTTTACGCATGTGTCCTTCAGGCAGCTTCTTGCGATCAAAATGATGTCTTTACAATAGTGGCTTCAGATATCCTTCAAAAGATGCACGACTGCTCATCGGCTGATAACTATGTTGAGGTTCTCAAGCAGCGGATCGAAAAGTGGCGCATTTTTTTCGAAAAAGCTGTAGGGCAGCAACTGTCAGACCGGATGGTAATAGGACTGTGGGGCGAATTAAATTTAATTCATGAACTGCAAAACGAAAAAATCATGACTGCAGAAGATTTATGGAATGGCCCCTTAAAGTCTGCACAAGATTTTCAAGGGAATGAAATAGCAATAGAGGTAAAAACTTCCGTTTCTAATCAGTTGGAAAATGTCTTGATTTCCAGCGAAATTCAGCTTGATGATTCGCACTTCAACGCCTTATTCCTTATCGCGTTTAGAATTGAGCGAAATGATGAAAACGGAATAACATTGCCTCAGCTCGTCGACATGGTCTCCTGCAAGTTGGCGGATGAGCAAAAGAAAAGATTTTATGCGGCTCTTTTATGTTTGGGATATGACCCATCCCATAGCCAGTTGTACACTAAGGGATATATTTTGAAGGAACAAAGGAATTACTATGTGAAGTCTGGATTTCCCAGAATAATACGCAGCGACGTACCTCACGGAGTATGCAATATAAAGTATGAAGTTTCTTTAAGCACCTGCAGTGAGTTTCAGGTCGACTGGGACAGAATGATTGCCGCAATAAAGGAGTACGAATATGGCCAAGCCGGAGGAACTCAGTAAATTCTATACTGACCTAGAGCAGGAAATTATTAATAAGGCCGCCCTTGACGAAACAGAAGATTTTCGAGAAAACATTTTTACCCAAATTTACATAGATTACCTTTGTGAAGCGGCAGAAATTGAGGATGGTAATGTTTGCTTCCATGAAGGCCGCGGCGTTAAGGTTAATGGATACAGCATCTCAGAAGATGAAAGTAATATAACCTTGTTTGTCTCCATTTACAAGAACAATCCCTCGATCTATTCCGTACCTCCTTCAGACGCGGTTGCAATGATTAATAGAGCCAAGCAGTTTTACTTAAAGTCTCTGAAAAAGTATCAGACCGATATCGAAGAGGCTTATGCGGCTTTTGATTTGGCCAGAAGTATATATGAATCTAAAAATCGCATTACAGAAGTAAAAATCATTCTGCTGACAAACGGCACTATTCGCTCCACACAGCTGGCAACAGAAGAGCTTGAAGGCGTAACATTTATACCTTCTATTTGGGATTTGGAACGTATCTACCGGGTGAGTACATCTGGTGCCGCACGCGAGAAAATAGAATTTAGCCTGCAGGAGCTAACAGGCAAAACGTTAGATGCTATTCGAATCACCGTTCCTGAAGAAACTAAAACGACAAAAAATGGGGACGTTATTACAAGCGGCGGATATACTTCTTATTTTACGGTCTTTCCTGGTGATGTTCTGTATAAAATTTATGAGCAGTATGATGCACGGCTGCTGGAAAAAAATGTACGAGCATTCCTTCAGGCAAGGGGCGGTGTAAATAAAGGGATTAAATCTACCATTTTGGAAAATCCTGAAATGTTTTTGGCATATAACAACGGCATCTCTGCAACAGCCGAACAGATAACCGTTTCTAATGAGCATGGAAATACCTGCACTATTACTGGGTTAAAGGATTTTCAAATTGTTAACGGCGGTCAAACAACAGCATCTATCTATAACGCATGTATAAAAGATAAGAGGCCGCTGGAGAAGATTTTTGTACAGGCAAAAATCACGGTCTTGTCAGATCAAACTCAAATGGAGCAAGTTGTTCCTCAGATTTCTGCTTGCGCGAATACACAAAACAAAGTGCAGCTTGCAGATTTTTCTGCCAATGATGAATTTCATCAGGCCATTGAAAGT encodes the following:
- a CDS encoding AIPR family protein, with the protein product MAKPEELSKFYTDLEQEIINKAALDETEDFRENIFTQIYIDYLCEAAEIEDGNVCFHEGRGVKVNGYSISEDESNITLFVSIYKNNPSIYSVPPSDAVAMINRAKQFYLKSLKKYQTDIEEAYAAFDLARSIYESKNRITEVKIILLTNGTIRSTQLATEELEGVTFIPSIWDLERIYRVSTSGAAREKIEFSLQELTGKTLDAIRITVPEETKTTKNGDVITSGGYTSYFTVFPGDVLYKIYEQYDARLLEKNVRAFLQARGGVNKGIKSTILENPEMFLAYNNGISATAEQITVSNEHGNTCTITGLKDFQIVNGGQTTASIYNACIKDKRPLEKIFVQAKITVLSDQTQMEQVVPQISACANTQNKVQLADFSANDEFHQAIESLSRTVWAPAKTGGEQQTKWFYERARGQYADTRSREKNVKYFDSIYPKAQYFDKLELARYENVWEQLPYVTSKGGQASFRDFTIRLKRRGKFVPDQNYYQDLIAKAILYRRVRQIVKSQRFQGFWANIADYTVAYISFKTAQRIDLKKIWRTQTTTEAFDNMAAAVANAVYNYLTETCSGINTTQWCKKEQCWNAIKADIHVPIEKGLVSELLPVGQNNTAGIDALNDPEKVLIEDIHGVSADIWFAIASWGKETANLRGYQCGIAGTLGRYVGWSKMPSIKQAKQGIKILNTAYAKGFIVESKIKELVEKNSAFLDD
- a CDS encoding Z1 domain-containing protein — translated: MASNGQLYSMLYDNVMKLLTTGKIVPDQLGSGIQKMHNMFQNYYPDEELDEEELLRQIVRDFGIFEGSAKILEDNRDHREWLAEERSKIQWVFWGRYKKYLEVSEKMPPAVVKSIDDTTDEILKRLESPKRPGSWDRRGMVVGNVQSGKTSNYIGLITKAIDAKYKIVIVLAGLNNDLRSQTQRRIDKGLIGRDTCKKDSYNQTSSRIGVGLLPGFPEPPIIAVTSADTNGDFKKNVHSTVTITPGGDPIIAVVKKNVTPLNNLLNWFTSANNSGKIANIPLLLIDDEADNASIDTKAAKRIGGTAVDPDEAERDPTKINGLIRQILNCFSQSAYVGYTATPFANIFIYPTDPSNETDTYGEDLYPRSFIVNLHAPSNYIGPEKVFGLYEDRTANIKEIKPLPLTRDADDYVEAFPDHHRSSLNVTSLPNSLYTAVYSFILASAARDARGQGRKHHSMLVHVTRYVDVQMKVTELLKNAMQDIVAELEFQTGPQYQKLISDLEYLWHNDFEPTTRAVMETLDDNGIAPVAWEEIKERLFTCASKIEVKAINGKAADGGLDYDSYPNGCSVIAVGGDKLSRGLTLEGLMVSYYARLSRMYDTLLQMGRWFGYRNGYADLCRLYTSKQLIGWYRHIAVANEELRQELDDMAELHAIPETYGLKVRTHPDGMLITAMNKMRNSESRTVTYAGKLVQITRYYKDNPCNFKNIRFADTWLRELGTPITPSPKTRNNYLWTNVGYERIIDFLQNIAIHSSCFSASPKIVSKYIQSQVQDGELVNWTVALVSTLSGKTYPIGGVDIGLSWRSDDAAGSSLQSKHAGLEDNTIYLIRNNLITETDQEVDLTEEERQNAINHTRDNWKPNKRSSVPPTDPSPVWVRKCRSKERGLLLIYVFESGNIVNGMRMPYNDTYLGYAISFPDSNTARPVEYKVDEVYLRNDFDED
- a CDS encoding PD-(D/E)XK motif protein; this translates as MRTDKLEKIWEEIEGQRENSSQTIQRQRMICIDMPCRIYVGVNGIPSCRFMAFDIPKEDISRFNPFTSLRGITVAIAEPILQHENFYACVLQAASCDQNDVFTIVASDILQKMHDCSSADNYVEVLKQRIEKWRIFFEKAVGQQLSDRMVIGLWGELNLIHELQNEKIMTAEDLWNGPLKSAQDFQGNEIAIEVKTSVSNQLENVLISSEIQLDDSHFNALFLIAFRIERNDENGITLPQLVDMVSCKLADEQKKRFYAALLCLGYDPSHSQLYTKGYILKEQRNYYVKSGFPRIIRSDVPHGVCNIKYEVSLSTCSEFQVDWDRMIAAIKEYEYGQAGGTQ